The following are from one region of the Planctomonas sp. JC2975 genome:
- a CDS encoding thioredoxin family protein — protein MADQTTFDGIVEEAASPVLVYFWATWCGPCRVLGPLLEQIEADNDGTFTIVKVNADDSPALAARFGIMAVPTMKLLVDGQVTRTIVGAKPRAALIAELSPVLAA, from the coding sequence ATGGCCGACCAGACAACATTCGACGGCATAGTCGAGGAAGCCGCGTCGCCGGTACTCGTCTACTTCTGGGCGACCTGGTGCGGTCCCTGCCGTGTGCTCGGTCCCCTTCTCGAGCAGATCGAGGCCGACAACGACGGCACCTTCACGATCGTGAAGGTCAACGCCGACGACAGCCCGGCGCTCGCCGCCCGATTCGGCATCATGGCGGTTCCGACCATGAAGCTGCTCGTCGACGGTCAGGTGACGAGAACCATCGTCGGCGCCAAGCCGCGAGCGGCGCTCATCGCTGAACTGTCGCCCGTGCTCGCGGCATAG
- a CDS encoding esterase-like activity of phytase family protein, translated as MRLHATRVWRGAAVGVAALGMLSGSLVATAAAEATPSSGVLINEVYGGGGNSGSTYTNDFIELTNRGTTAVDLSGWSVQYHSKSATGTWQVTPLTGSLAPGGFYLVGEAKGTGGTTPLPATDASGSIALSATDGSVALVQGTTALTCADSSSCLAASVDLVGFGAAALAEGSPATGASNSASVQRTSAADTDDNKTDFAAGAPTPAAANAADGGDGGSTTPPTPGATRIHDIQGTSFVSPLDGQKVTDVPGVVTGVRTSGSSRGFWVQDPEPDSNPATSEGVFVYTGSAPSVTAGDSVLFSGTVKDYYPLGSGDTLSQTSNLSVTEIESPSVYTVSHGNPLPAPIVIGADTVPDTYAPDLNGGNIESTPITPSRSALDYYESVEGMRVEVDDARVVGPSDAYGEQYVTTKPDQNVSYRGGTLLTGENQTPSGRLEVVPADGSNPNVTVGDVFAGATVGPIDYSLYGGYLIAATQLGSVKAGGLAPVVAKKAADDQLSVATYNVENLAPSDAADKYSRLAQGVVTNLASPDIVALEEVQDNDGATDSGTVASDQTLAKLTAAIHAAGGPLYDWREIDPVNDEDGGQPGGNIRVAFLFDPTRVSFVDRGGSSVDRSTTGTAVEKVKGEPQLTLSPGRIDPTSDAWQDSRKPLVGEFSFRGQDVFVIGNHFDSKLGDQNADGRYQYPEQSSAAQRKQQATEVHDFVASVLKADKKAKVIVAGDLNDYQFSPALQTLTGAATGKPILTDLITTLPKNQQYTYVYDGISEVLDHILVTPGVGKPDYQVVHVNSEFANQVSDHDPQEVAITAGAKPWTPAGHANQVCGPDAIAVGYSDALDKATYNGTELGGLSSLARDPKSGGWVSAVDNHASDPARIWFLSDPSHPTITRDPLVLKRADGTPYNGVDSDNEGLAVLPNGDFVVSSETEPSIRIFGRDGIQKASLPVPDRFAVTGTTALGQATSNATLEGLTITPNGKTIVAAMEGALSGDVSSDGDATAHRLLVYTQDRHGAWSLKKQVEYRTEPGMRIPEITAYGNDKFVVEEAAWSAAIGNSVKLYAVKGLTDAHDVSSVANLAAASGRLAVKKSLAADVVQCPTLGATAKEAQANPLLDNFEGIAVTGTHGPNHSTGIALISDDNFSASQTTRILTLDARLP; from the coding sequence ATGCGCTTACACGCCACGCGCGTCTGGAGAGGGGCGGCCGTCGGGGTCGCCGCACTCGGGATGCTCTCGGGTTCATTGGTCGCCACCGCGGCCGCGGAGGCGACGCCGTCGAGCGGCGTCCTGATCAACGAGGTGTACGGAGGCGGAGGCAACTCCGGGTCCACGTACACGAATGACTTCATCGAGCTGACGAATCGCGGCACCACGGCCGTCGACCTCAGCGGATGGTCGGTGCAGTACCACTCGAAGTCCGCGACGGGCACCTGGCAGGTGACCCCGCTGACCGGGAGCCTCGCTCCCGGTGGGTTCTACCTCGTCGGCGAGGCCAAGGGCACCGGCGGCACGACCCCGCTGCCGGCGACGGATGCCTCTGGCTCGATCGCCCTGTCCGCCACCGATGGCAGCGTGGCTCTCGTGCAGGGCACGACAGCGCTGACCTGTGCGGATTCGTCGTCGTGCCTTGCGGCATCCGTCGACCTCGTCGGATTCGGCGCTGCGGCTCTCGCCGAGGGCTCGCCGGCCACCGGTGCGTCGAATTCCGCATCCGTGCAACGCACGAGTGCTGCGGACACCGACGACAACAAGACCGACTTCGCTGCAGGCGCGCCGACGCCCGCCGCAGCGAACGCCGCCGACGGCGGCGACGGCGGATCCACGACTCCCCCGACTCCCGGGGCCACGCGGATCCACGACATCCAGGGCACGAGCTTCGTCTCGCCGCTCGACGGCCAGAAGGTGACCGACGTTCCCGGCGTGGTGACGGGGGTACGGACATCCGGATCCAGCCGCGGGTTCTGGGTGCAGGATCCCGAGCCGGACTCGAACCCGGCAACGAGCGAGGGCGTCTTCGTCTACACCGGCAGCGCACCGAGCGTCACGGCCGGCGACTCCGTGCTGTTCTCGGGCACGGTGAAGGACTACTACCCGCTGGGCAGCGGCGACACACTGTCGCAGACCTCGAACCTTTCGGTCACCGAGATCGAGAGCCCGAGCGTCTACACCGTCTCGCACGGCAACCCGCTTCCTGCACCGATCGTCATCGGCGCGGACACGGTACCCGACACGTACGCACCCGACCTGAACGGCGGAAACATCGAGTCGACGCCGATCACGCCCAGCCGTTCCGCCCTGGACTACTACGAGTCGGTCGAGGGCATGCGGGTCGAGGTGGACGACGCCCGTGTCGTCGGCCCCAGCGACGCCTATGGCGAGCAGTACGTCACGACGAAGCCCGATCAGAATGTCAGCTACCGCGGTGGAACGCTCCTCACGGGTGAGAACCAGACGCCGTCAGGTCGCCTCGAGGTGGTTCCCGCCGACGGATCGAACCCGAACGTCACAGTCGGCGACGTGTTCGCAGGCGCAACGGTCGGCCCGATCGACTACTCGCTGTACGGCGGATACCTGATCGCCGCGACGCAGCTGGGATCGGTGAAGGCTGGCGGACTCGCGCCCGTCGTGGCGAAGAAGGCGGCAGACGACCAGCTGTCCGTCGCGACCTACAACGTCGAGAACCTCGCCCCGAGCGACGCCGCCGACAAGTACAGCCGGCTCGCGCAAGGCGTCGTGACCAACCTCGCGTCGCCCGACATCGTGGCGCTCGAAGAGGTGCAGGACAACGACGGCGCCACGGACTCCGGCACCGTCGCATCCGACCAGACGCTCGCGAAGCTGACGGCGGCGATCCACGCTGCCGGCGGCCCGCTGTACGACTGGCGGGAGATCGATCCCGTGAACGACGAGGACGGCGGGCAGCCGGGTGGCAACATCCGCGTCGCCTTCCTCTTCGACCCCACCAGGGTGTCGTTCGTCGACCGCGGCGGCTCCTCAGTCGACCGCTCGACGACCGGAACCGCCGTCGAGAAGGTGAAGGGCGAGCCGCAGCTCACCCTCTCCCCCGGCCGCATCGATCCGACCAGCGACGCCTGGCAGGACAGCCGCAAGCCTCTCGTGGGCGAGTTCTCGTTCCGCGGCCAGGACGTGTTCGTGATCGGCAACCACTTCGACTCGAAGCTCGGCGACCAGAACGCCGACGGACGGTACCAGTACCCCGAGCAGTCGTCCGCCGCGCAGCGCAAGCAGCAGGCCACCGAGGTGCACGACTTCGTGGCATCCGTGCTGAAGGCGGACAAGAAGGCGAAGGTCATCGTCGCGGGAGACCTGAACGACTACCAGTTCAGCCCGGCGCTGCAGACCCTGACGGGTGCGGCCACCGGCAAGCCGATCCTCACGGACCTGATCACGACGTTGCCGAAGAACCAGCAGTACACGTACGTGTACGACGGGATCTCCGAGGTCCTCGACCACATCCTGGTCACCCCGGGCGTCGGCAAGCCGGACTACCAGGTGGTGCACGTCAACTCCGAGTTCGCGAACCAGGTGAGCGATCACGATCCGCAGGAGGTGGCCATCACGGCAGGCGCCAAGCCGTGGACACCCGCCGGCCACGCGAACCAGGTGTGCGGGCCGGATGCCATCGCCGTCGGCTACTCGGACGCCCTCGACAAGGCCACCTACAACGGAACGGAACTCGGCGGTCTGTCCTCGCTCGCCCGCGATCCGAAGTCGGGCGGATGGGTCTCGGCCGTCGACAACCACGCGAGCGATCCGGCACGCATCTGGTTCCTGTCGGATCCGTCGCACCCGACGATCACGCGTGACCCGCTCGTGCTGAAGCGCGCGGACGGCACGCCGTACAACGGCGTGGACAGCGACAACGAGGGCCTCGCAGTGCTGCCGAACGGCGACTTCGTCGTCAGCAGCGAGACGGAGCCCTCGATCCGGATCTTCGGACGCGACGGTATCCAGAAGGCGTCGCTGCCCGTGCCCGACCGGTTCGCCGTGACGGGCACGACGGCGCTCGGCCAGGCCACGTCGAACGCGACGCTCGAAGGTCTCACCATCACGCCGAACGGCAAGACCATCGTGGCCGCCATGGAGGGCGCGCTCTCCGGTGATGTGTCATCGGACGGCGACGCCACGGCACACCGTCTGCTCGTCTACACGCAGGACAGGCACGGTGCGTGGTCGCTGAAGAAGCAGGTGGAGTACCGCACCGAGCCGGGCATGCGCATCCCGGAGATCACCGCGTACGGCAACGACAAGTTCGTCGTCGAGGAGGCCGCCTGGTCGGCCGCGATCGGCAACTCCGTCAAGCTGTACGCCGTGAAGGGGCTCACGGATGCGCACGACGTGAGCTCGGTCGCGAACCTCGCCGCGGCATCCGGTCGGCTCGCCGTCAAGAAGTCGCTCGCGGCCGACGTCGTGCAGTGCCCGACGCTCGGCGCGACGGCGAAGGAGGCACAGGCCAACCCGCTTCTCGACAACTTCGAGGGCATAGCAGTGACCGGGACGCACGGCCCGAACCATTCGACCGGCATCGCACTGATCAGTGACGACAACTTCAGTGCGTCGCAGACCACGCGGATCCTGACACTCGACGCGCGACTTCCGTAA
- a CDS encoding ABC transporter ATP-binding protein — translation MTIASETTDHSAASSTTAGAGSRRGPESTGPLTIAGTAVELVDLVKTYGTHRALQGASLSIHPGEFVALLGPSGCGKTTMLRALSGLEQADAGSILIDGSDVAKVPANKRDIGMVFQSYSLFPHLTARQNVEFGLRMRKVDSRRRAARAAEALDLVGLADYGERYAHELSGGQQQRVALARALVTRPRVLLLDEPLSALDAKVRVSLREQIRRIQRDLGITTVFVTHDQEEALAVADRVAVMNAGTVEQIGTPEQLYLQPSTPFVADFVGLSNRLLGIADDDGVVVFGQRIPVLGDGATGEVTVLVRPEDVQLDDSADARPSADAGASSSASGWLAAVVVASSFLGSIRRTTVRLDDGTLVSVQHDVRDRPVPDAAVRIRFTGRPVVVRAR, via the coding sequence ATGACCATCGCATCAGAAACCACCGATCACTCCGCCGCCTCCAGCACGACTGCCGGCGCGGGTTCGCGACGCGGTCCCGAGAGCACGGGACCGCTCACCATTGCGGGCACCGCCGTCGAGCTCGTCGACCTCGTGAAGACCTACGGGACTCATCGTGCCCTGCAGGGCGCGAGCCTGAGCATCCATCCCGGGGAGTTCGTCGCGCTTCTCGGCCCGTCCGGCTGCGGCAAGACCACCATGCTGCGAGCCCTGTCAGGGCTGGAGCAGGCGGATGCGGGGAGCATCCTCATCGACGGCTCCGACGTGGCGAAGGTGCCGGCGAACAAGCGCGACATCGGGATGGTGTTCCAGTCGTACTCGCTCTTCCCGCATCTCACTGCACGCCAGAACGTCGAGTTCGGCCTGCGCATGCGCAAGGTGGATTCCCGCCGCCGCGCCGCTCGGGCCGCCGAGGCTCTCGACCTGGTCGGGCTTGCGGACTACGGCGAACGCTATGCGCACGAGCTGTCTGGCGGACAACAGCAGCGCGTCGCTCTCGCCAGGGCGCTCGTCACGCGGCCTCGAGTGCTGCTGCTGGACGAGCCGTTGTCGGCTCTCGATGCGAAGGTGCGGGTGTCGCTTCGCGAGCAGATCCGGCGCATCCAGCGCGACCTCGGCATCACGACCGTGTTCGTCACGCACGATCAGGAGGAGGCCCTCGCGGTCGCCGACCGGGTCGCGGTGATGAACGCCGGAACAGTCGAGCAGATCGGCACGCCTGAGCAGCTGTACCTGCAGCCTTCGACGCCGTTCGTGGCGGACTTCGTCGGCCTCAGCAACCGGCTCCTCGGGATCGCGGACGACGACGGCGTGGTCGTGTTCGGTCAGCGGATCCCGGTGCTCGGCGACGGGGCGACGGGTGAGGTGACGGTGCTGGTCCGACCTGAGGACGTGCAGCTGGACGATTCGGCGGACGCCCGTCCGTCCGCCGACGCCGGAGCTTCGTCCTCCGCATCCGGATGGCTCGCCGCCGTGGTCGTCGCCTCGAGCTTTCTCGGATCCATCCGTCGCACGACCGTGCGCCTGGACGACGGCACGCTGGTGTCGGTGCAGCACGACGTGCGCGATCGTCCGGTGCCGGACGCCGCGGTGCGGATCCGCTTCACGGGCCGGCCGGTCGTCGTGCGCGCGCGTTAG
- a CDS encoding ATP-dependent Clp protease ATP-binding subunit yields the protein MPENFFPGSAESGDGNSFDEFLARYLAGERARASRSIDISRFLSRRTQEVLQRAGRFALEHGHNELDALHVLLVMASEDPAAEAMRRIGVDPARVARAAEQRVPQTGEATTDAPALTQSAQRTLFHAYQVARASGSTYIDPEHLFYALVIAQDSPAGQVLASAGVTPEALAGAMRDSATMDPGAPDAVADDEQASETPMLDKFGTDLTQLARDGKLDPVIGRVDEIEQAVEILSRRTKNNPVLVGEAGVGKTAIVEGLAQAIVDGGVPEQLRDKRVVSLDLPGMLAGTRYRGDFEERLTKTMDEIAERKGELIVFIDEVHTVMGAGGAGDGGMDAGNILKPRLAKGDLHLVGATTLKEYRIIEKDPALERRFQPVTVAEPSVEDAVAILSGLRHAYEEHHGVTYTDDAIRSAVELSARYVSDRYLPDKAIDLIDQAGARLRLRLGKLVDASALMQQLADLEAEKNAAVSAEHYEEASRLRDEIEVVQGKLAEASASGARSAQDAVIDEPEIAAVISRATGIPVARIGEADRERLAKLEGELHERVIGQDDAVASVAKSVRRSRTGMGDENRPVGSFLFLGPTGVGKTELAKALASSLFGSDRAMIRFDMSEFGERHTSARLIGAPPGYVGYDEAGQLTERVRRNPYSVLLFDEIEKAHPDIFNLLLQVLDDGRLTDGQGRTVDFRNTVVIMTSNIGSEFLASKSGALGFVAPGADGFGDEKALRDRVMGKLRENMRPEFINRIDEIVLFRKLDRDQLRDIVRLLLHATEARLAQREITLTVTDAAVEWIADNGYEPEFGARPLRRVIQREVDDRVADLLVNGSVDDGGSVHVDAVGGELVVTADHRVPLAA from the coding sequence GTGCCTGAGAACTTCTTCCCCGGCTCCGCCGAGAGCGGCGACGGCAACTCGTTCGACGAGTTCCTCGCGCGTTATCTCGCGGGCGAGCGGGCGCGCGCATCGCGCTCGATCGACATCAGCCGATTCCTCAGCCGCCGTACGCAGGAGGTCTTGCAGCGGGCCGGCCGCTTCGCGCTCGAGCACGGGCACAACGAGCTCGACGCATTGCACGTGCTGCTCGTGATGGCCAGCGAAGATCCGGCAGCCGAAGCCATGCGGCGCATCGGTGTCGATCCGGCACGCGTCGCGCGCGCCGCGGAGCAGCGCGTTCCGCAGACCGGAGAGGCGACGACGGATGCCCCGGCGCTCACGCAGTCCGCGCAGCGCACGCTGTTCCACGCGTACCAGGTGGCGCGCGCATCCGGATCCACCTACATCGACCCCGAGCACCTCTTCTACGCCCTCGTGATCGCACAGGACTCCCCCGCCGGCCAGGTTTTGGCCTCCGCAGGGGTCACGCCCGAAGCGCTCGCTGGAGCGATGCGCGACTCCGCAACGATGGACCCGGGAGCACCGGATGCCGTCGCCGACGACGAGCAGGCATCCGAGACCCCCATGCTCGACAAGTTCGGCACCGACCTCACGCAGCTGGCCCGCGACGGCAAGCTGGACCCCGTGATCGGTCGCGTGGACGAGATCGAGCAGGCCGTCGAGATCCTCTCCCGCCGCACCAAGAACAACCCGGTGCTGGTCGGAGAAGCTGGCGTGGGCAAGACCGCGATCGTCGAGGGCCTCGCACAGGCCATCGTCGACGGCGGAGTTCCCGAGCAGCTGCGCGACAAGCGCGTCGTCTCCCTCGACCTGCCTGGCATGCTCGCAGGAACCCGCTACCGCGGCGACTTCGAGGAGCGTCTCACCAAGACGATGGACGAGATCGCCGAGCGCAAGGGCGAGCTGATCGTCTTCATCGACGAGGTGCACACCGTGATGGGTGCCGGCGGGGCTGGAGACGGCGGCATGGACGCCGGCAACATCCTGAAGCCGCGACTGGCCAAGGGCGACCTGCACCTGGTGGGTGCGACGACGCTCAAGGAGTACCGGATCATCGAGAAGGATCCGGCACTGGAGCGCCGCTTCCAGCCGGTCACCGTCGCTGAGCCCTCCGTCGAGGACGCCGTGGCGATCCTGTCCGGGCTGCGCCACGCGTACGAGGAGCACCACGGTGTGACGTACACGGATGACGCCATCCGCTCCGCCGTCGAGCTGTCCGCCCGCTACGTGTCCGACCGCTACCTGCCCGACAAGGCGATCGACCTGATCGACCAGGCGGGAGCGCGGCTGCGGCTGCGTCTCGGAAAGCTGGTCGACGCATCAGCTCTGATGCAGCAGCTCGCCGACCTGGAGGCGGAGAAGAACGCGGCCGTGTCGGCCGAGCACTACGAGGAGGCGTCGCGGCTGCGTGACGAGATCGAGGTGGTGCAGGGCAAGCTCGCCGAGGCATCCGCTTCCGGTGCACGCTCCGCTCAGGATGCCGTCATCGACGAGCCCGAGATCGCCGCGGTCATCTCGCGTGCCACAGGAATCCCCGTCGCACGCATCGGCGAGGCCGACCGCGAGCGGCTGGCCAAGCTCGAGGGCGAACTGCACGAGCGCGTGATCGGCCAGGACGACGCTGTGGCCTCGGTCGCCAAGTCGGTGCGCCGCAGCCGCACGGGCATGGGCGACGAGAACCGCCCCGTCGGCAGCTTCCTCTTCCTGGGCCCGACCGGTGTCGGCAAGACGGAGCTGGCGAAGGCGCTCGCGTCATCGTTGTTCGGCTCGGACCGCGCCATGATCCGCTTCGACATGAGCGAGTTCGGCGAGCGCCACACCTCCGCCCGCCTGATCGGCGCCCCTCCCGGATACGTCGGCTACGACGAGGCCGGTCAGCTGACCGAGCGTGTTCGCCGCAACCCGTACTCGGTGCTGCTGTTCGACGAGATCGAGAAGGCGCACCCCGACATCTTCAACCTGCTGCTGCAGGTGCTGGATGACGGACGCCTCACCGATGGTCAGGGCCGCACGGTCGACTTCCGCAACACGGTCGTCATCATGACCTCGAACATCGGCAGCGAGTTCCTCGCCTCCAAGTCGGGTGCGCTCGGCTTCGTGGCGCCTGGCGCCGACGGATTCGGCGACGAGAAGGCGCTGCGCGACAGGGTGATGGGCAAGCTGCGTGAGAACATGCGGCCGGAGTTCATCAACCGCATCGACGAGATCGTGCTGTTCCGCAAGCTCGACCGCGACCAGCTGCGCGACATCGTGCGGCTGCTGCTGCACGCGACCGAGGCCCGTCTCGCCCAGCGCGAGATCACCCTGACGGTGACGGATGCCGCCGTCGAGTGGATCGCCGACAACGGCTACGAGCCCGAGTTCGGCGCCCGTCCGCTGCGCCGCGTCATCCAGCGCGAGGTCGACGACCGCGTCGCCGACCTGCTGGTGAACGGATCCGTCGACGACGGCGGCTCGGTGCACGTGGATGCCGTCGGCGGCGAGCTCGTCGTCACGGCGGACCACAGGGTGCCACTCGCGGCCTGA
- a CDS encoding xyloglucanase, whose protein sequence is MTEVTRRSMLAAGLGAGAIAVGGSVFVASGAANAEQDSQGQDDNRGEDTQGNGSPRKPSYSWSNVQIEGGGFVPGIVYNPTQRGLVYARTDIGGAYRLDRTTGRWIPLTDQVGWADWNRLGVLSLATDPIHTSRVYLAVGMYTNEWDTNNGAILRSDDYGSSWRATPLPFKVGGNMPGRGMGERLQIDPNASSVLYYGAESGQGLWRSVDVGNTFTKLTSFPDAGDVVPVPGSGNSYETQKLGVLWTAFDAASSRRGTPTKRIFTAVADLDHMLYVSEDAGAIWNPVPGTPTGYLPHHGVIDEKGRVLYVSTSSTSGPYDGGDGAVWRYDIDDGTWTDITPQQRPVGVDFGFSGLTIDRTDPDTIMVASQIQWWPDVLIFRSTDRGATWSPIWDYAYDASGNASVVSHYSQSIAGVPWLAFGQPITAPAPWVQPTPKLGWMVESMAIDPFNPDEAMYGTGATIYRTQNLTQWDSAGGVIDIAPFAAGIEETSVQDLVAPGGSVQLVSAMADLGGFVHTDIRAVTNTFRGPYFGGATSVDAASLAPDVLGRAGTDGSGNVVAAVSTDSGATWAASPAAAGASAAGTIAVGADGASVVWAPPGAPALRSADHGATWQGTAGLPSSAQVEADRAAPAVFYAFAAGVFYRSTDGGATFSVVSSGVLPATGQVRFGAVPGRAGEVWLAGGSSTGAYGLWRSTDRGATWKTQRGFDAADTVGFGKAAPGSKTAAVYVAASRGGVRGFYRSIDGGSSWQRINDDQHQWGMANAAITGDPDLFGRVYIATNGRGIVVGDDSAR, encoded by the coding sequence ATGACCGAAGTGACCCGTCGCAGCATGCTCGCCGCCGGCCTCGGAGCCGGAGCCATCGCGGTGGGCGGATCCGTGTTCGTCGCATCCGGGGCCGCCAATGCCGAGCAGGACAGCCAGGGGCAGGACGACAACCGAGGCGAGGACACGCAGGGCAACGGATCCCCCCGGAAGCCGTCGTACTCGTGGTCGAACGTGCAGATCGAGGGCGGCGGATTCGTCCCGGGCATCGTCTACAACCCCACCCAGCGGGGCCTGGTGTACGCCAGGACCGACATCGGAGGCGCCTACCGGCTCGACCGCACGACCGGCCGCTGGATCCCGCTCACCGACCAGGTCGGCTGGGCGGACTGGAACCGGCTCGGCGTTCTCAGCCTCGCGACGGATCCGATCCACACCAGTCGCGTGTACCTCGCCGTGGGCATGTACACGAACGAGTGGGACACGAACAACGGCGCGATCCTGCGTTCGGACGACTACGGATCCAGCTGGCGGGCGACGCCGCTCCCGTTCAAGGTGGGCGGGAACATGCCGGGAAGGGGTATGGGCGAGCGGTTGCAGATCGACCCCAACGCGAGCTCCGTGCTCTACTACGGCGCGGAATCCGGCCAGGGACTCTGGCGATCCGTCGACGTCGGCAACACCTTCACTAAGCTGACCTCGTTCCCCGACGCCGGTGACGTGGTTCCGGTTCCGGGCTCGGGCAACTCGTACGAGACGCAGAAGCTGGGCGTGCTCTGGACCGCATTCGACGCGGCATCCTCACGGCGAGGCACCCCGACGAAGCGCATCTTCACGGCGGTCGCGGATCTCGACCACATGCTGTACGTGTCTGAGGACGCCGGCGCCATCTGGAATCCGGTGCCAGGCACGCCGACCGGATACCTTCCGCACCACGGTGTCATCGACGAGAAGGGCCGCGTTCTCTACGTCTCGACGAGTTCCACGAGCGGACCGTACGACGGCGGCGACGGCGCGGTGTGGCGCTACGACATCGATGACGGTACCTGGACGGACATCACACCCCAGCAGCGGCCGGTCGGAGTGGACTTCGGCTTCTCCGGCCTCACGATCGATCGCACCGACCCGGACACGATCATGGTGGCGTCGCAGATCCAGTGGTGGCCGGACGTGCTGATCTTCCGCAGCACCGACCGCGGTGCGACCTGGTCGCCGATCTGGGACTACGCCTACGACGCGAGCGGCAACGCCTCCGTGGTCAGCCATTACTCGCAGTCGATCGCCGGGGTGCCGTGGCTGGCGTTCGGGCAGCCCATCACCGCGCCCGCGCCGTGGGTGCAGCCGACACCGAAGCTCGGCTGGATGGTGGAGTCCATGGCGATCGATCCGTTCAACCCCGACGAGGCGATGTACGGCACCGGCGCCACGATCTATCGCACGCAGAACCTGACGCAATGGGACAGCGCGGGCGGTGTCATCGACATCGCTCCCTTCGCCGCCGGCATCGAGGAGACGTCGGTGCAGGATCTCGTCGCCCCTGGCGGATCCGTTCAGCTCGTGTCGGCCATGGCCGACCTCGGCGGGTTCGTGCACACCGACATCCGCGCCGTGACGAACACGTTCCGGGGGCCGTACTTCGGCGGGGCGACGAGCGTGGACGCGGCATCCCTCGCGCCCGACGTGCTGGGGCGAGCCGGAACGGACGGATCCGGAAACGTCGTCGCCGCCGTCTCGACGGACTCGGGAGCCACCTGGGCAGCTTCGCCCGCCGCGGCAGGAGCATCCGCTGCCGGCACGATCGCTGTCGGAGCGGATGGCGCCTCTGTGGTGTGGGCCCCGCCAGGAGCCCCTGCACTGCGTTCGGCCGACCACGGCGCGACCTGGCAGGGTACGGCAGGTCTGCCGTCCTCAGCACAAGTCGAGGCGGACAGAGCGGCACCCGCCGTGTTCTACGCCTTCGCTGCCGGAGTCTTCTACCGCTCGACGGACGGCGGCGCGACGTTCTCCGTCGTGAGCTCCGGCGTGCTGCCCGCGACGGGGCAGGTGCGATTCGGCGCCGTGCCAGGGCGAGCCGGTGAGGTGTGGCTGGCCGGCGGATCGAGCACGGGAGCCTATGGGCTGTGGCGCTCGACCGACCGCGGCGCGACCTGGAAGACGCAGCGCGGATTCGACGCCGCAGACACCGTCGGATTCGGCAAGGCCGCGCCGGGCTCGAAGACCGCCGCCGTCTACGTCGCCGCATCTCGCGGAGGCGTTCGCGGGTTCTACCGGTCGATCGACGGCGGCTCGTCATGGCAGCGCATCAACGACGACCAGCATCAGTGGGGCATGGCGAACGCCGCGATCACCGGCGATCCGGATCTCTTCGGTCGCGTCTACATCGCGACCAACGGACGCGGCATCGTCGTCGGGGACGACTCGGCGCGCTGA
- a CDS encoding MerR family DNA-binding transcriptional regulator — protein MKIGEVARTAGVSVKTVRHYESLGLVTSRRRTNGYRDYADDAPRLVAEAHALSRAGIRLEQTRPFLDCLSSGSDHADDCITTRPAYRAAIDDLTERIDELSRRRAALEELLASAEAREEPGCEFAGGATRSVSAVSRSLEITQSAGITNKGAQNS, from the coding sequence ATGAAGATCGGCGAGGTCGCACGAACGGCCGGCGTGAGCGTCAAGACCGTGCGGCACTACGAGTCGCTCGGACTCGTCACCTCGAGAAGGCGCACCAACGGCTATCGGGACTATGCGGATGACGCGCCCCGCCTCGTCGCAGAAGCCCACGCACTCAGCAGGGCAGGCATCCGCCTCGAGCAGACCAGACCGTTCCTGGACTGCCTGAGCTCCGGCAGTGACCACGCCGACGACTGCATCACCACGAGGCCGGCATACCGTGCGGCGATCGACGATCTCACCGAACGCATCGACGAGTTGAGCAGGCGGCGCGCCGCCCTCGAGGAACTGCTGGCGTCGGCCGAGGCGCGCGAGGAGCCCGGCTGCGAATTCGCCGGTGGGGCCACCAGGAGCGTGTCGGCGGTCTCGCGGAGCCTGGAGATCACGCAGAGCGCAGGCATCACGAACAAGGGAGCACAGAACTCATGA